The Cytophagia bacterium CHB2 nucleotide sequence GGCCAGCAATTCGGACAGTTCATCGAGCACGCTCGAGGACACCGGCGTGTCATTCACAAACGCGCGGCTCCTGCCCGTGGGATGAAACTCGCGCCGAATGAGCAAAGACTGATCATCTAAGAGATCGATTTCCTGCCGCCGCAGTAGCTCCAGAATATTTTGCGAACAATTGACAAAGAGCCCTTCGATCACCGCCTTGGTATCAGCCGCGCGCTGCGGATTGAATGCTGCTTTTTCACCCAACAAAGCGGCAATTGCGCCAACCAAAATCGATTTTCCCGCGCCGGTTTCGCCGGTGAAAATATTCAAGCCCGGGCCGAGTTCCAAGTCAACCTGATCGGCCAGCGCGTAATTCAACAGCGAAAGCTTTTGCAGCATTCGCCCAGCCTCCGTTTGCTGAGCGCCGGCCCGAGAGTTTGCAAAGATCAACCACCATCATCTTTGCAAAGCCCATGCCTGCCGGCGCTAGATCGTCATAAAATGCCGTTTAAGACTTATGCGCGCAACGCCGGCAAACACTTCTCCTTGCCAGCGGTTGCACCGCTGAAATATCTTACGTGGATTATACGCTTAGGCAGGATAATCAAAAAAATACAATTTGGCAAGAATCGTCTGTCACCCCAATCACCTTGCCGGACATCGAGCAGATTGTCCTTTAATGAAACATGAGGCGAAAAAAATCATACGCTTTTGTAACGTGTTTGAAGATGATTAATAAAATCTTTGACAGCAAAGCCGGTACAAATTTGTCCGCACTGTCAACTCTGCTTAACAAGCCCAGCGCTGCAGGCTCTCAACTCAGCGACGGATGACTGCGACTTTCCCCGCCTTACTGACGCCGGTTTCTTCTATATACGCCATAAAAAAGTACACGCCGCTTGGCACCAGCTTGCCGTCATTATCACGACCATCCCAGATGACTTGCGCGCCGGGCACTTGTTCGCGCGCAAAGGAACGCACCAACTCGCCCGAAGCGCTGAAAATTTTCACCGCGCTGTTTTCCGAGAGATTGCTGATAACGAAACGGCTGCCCTCCTCACCGAGGCGAAAGGGGTTGGGATAACCTGTAAGAAAGTTGAGATCAGATTTGGGCGCGGTGAACGGCGTGCGCAAACGCGAAATGCCGTTGGTGGTCGCGATCCAAACCTCCCCGTTTTCAGGATTGAACACCATATCCGTAATCGATTTGGAAACGAGCCGGCTGTTTTCGATGGTGATGGCAGAGAGTGAAAAATTATCTTCGCCGGAGAGCACGGAAATGCCGGCATTGGTGCCGATCCATTTGTTGTTGCGCGGATCGACTCTGATCACCTGCACCAGATCGCTGATCAAACCGAAGCGACTGCTCACGCCGCCGGCAAACCAATAGTTGAGTCCGCCGTCGGTGCCAATCCAAATGAAGCCGTCGCGATCTATCGCAATCGCATTGACACGGTTGTTGAGCAGATTATCATCCTCGTCAAGCTCGCCGGAGAGATCATCGTCGGATTTATCGTTGAGCGTGCCGCCGTAATCAATCACCGTGACGCCGTCGGTGCCGGTTCCAATCCAAATCCGGTCGCTGGTTTCGTTTTTTTCAATTTCTAGCGTCGTTACAATATCACTCGTGAGGCCTTCAGAGGTTGAAAAATATCTCCAATTACCGGCCGCAGTGTACACGGCAATCGCATTCGAATTGATGGCGTCATAGTTACAAACCCAAACGTTGCCTGCCAAATCCTGTTTTAGAAAAGGCACACATACGTAAGAAGGATCGTTGGACAAGGCGCTGGCAAGAATATTGTTGGTGTGATCGATGCGCGAGAATTCCAATTGCTCAAGTTCGCCTTTCACCACAGTAATCCCTCTTCCCCACGTGCCAATCCAGCGTTCGCCGTTTTGTAGCACGGTAATGTTGCGGCAATCATTCCAAATCATGGGATCATCTTTTGTGCTGAACGAGCGCCAGCGCTGGCCATCATACACGGTGAAAGCCACGGTCAAATCAGAAAGCCCGGAAGTACACCACAAATTACCTTGTTGATCCAGTGCCAACGATGAAATACTGTTGGATCCCGGTCCGTCCGGCTCACGCGGCA carries:
- a CDS encoding DNA repair protein RecN; translated protein: MLQKLSLLNYALADQVDLELGPGLNIFTGETGAGKSILVGAIAALLGEKAAFNPQRAADTKAVIEGLFVNCSQNILELLRRQEIDLLDDQSLLIRREFHPTGRSRAFVNDTPVSSSVLDELSELLA